CCATGATGCCTTTCCAAATATACGTCTGAATTACGCCTCGGGTCGGCAGCCGTAAACTGTTCCGCGCCTCGGGTTCGTTCGGGGCGCGGCGGTCATGTAGACTCGTAAACGTGACGGACAAAGTAGAAAACCTGTGGACGCCAGCGCATCAAGCCGTCGAAGACGGGGACCTTTTCACTCTCGCTCGACTGCTTGATTCAGGGATCAATCCTGATGAAGAGTGCTGTGGAATGACACTGTTGGCGCATTCGGTTGATTACGAGGCTGACACTGCGCTGCAGGGCGGAACCGAAATGGGCGTCGCAAGTATCGCAGTACTCCTCGCTTATGGTGCGTCGCCGGGAGCACGAGGTCATCAGAGTAAGAGCGC
This genomic interval from Streptomyces sp. NBC_00557 contains the following:
- a CDS encoding ankyrin repeat domain-containing protein; this translates as MTDKVENLWTPAHQAVEDGDLFTLARLLDSGINPDEECCGMTLLAHSVDYEADTALQGGTEMGVASIAVLLAYGASPGARGHQSKSALELAKEYGHVLAERLLERFS